In Porites lutea chromosome 7, jaPorLute2.1, whole genome shotgun sequence, a single window of DNA contains:
- the LOC140944384 gene encoding uncharacterized protein: protein MISEFSYLNITSIGRNLIQDENDCGYACLEIPSCFSYNVAAFPDVNGKLLCELLPSDKFNNSDKFNASKEFHHIYIATPCDSSPCKNTGKCISLYQENGYTCICVKGFTGKDCETNINDCVNFTCLNNGTCIDLINGFNCSCPPGFTGNRCEIDINECESSPCLNNGTCTDRGNGFNCSCPPGFSGNRCQIDINECKSNPCLNNGTCTDRRRSLLKLLVSIDFCVVKKKKFTLIISPAYVNECDSSPYVISTVVTQFLSPAIGNDSNWALCWQTSTHGWAASTFHRRCDGKNHTITVIRKDQYVFGGYTDIPWSSVNGYAATFKSFIFSLVDKEGLAPFKSMVKQNNLSSYAIHGGSSHGPFFGRGYDIYIADNANQNIKSHTNFGDSYSPPNGVTDRLTILAGTRLFSPDEVEVFYLA from the exons ATGATAAGTGAATTTTCCTACCTGAATATCACAAGCATTGGGCGGAATCTTATTCAAGACGAAAACGATTGTGGCTACGCCTGTCTAGAAATTCCTTCATGTTTTTCCTACAATGTGGCTGCCTTTCCTGATGTCAACGGCAAACTTCTGTGTGAACTCCTGCCCTCGGACAAGTTTAACAACTCGGACAAGTTCAACGCCAGTAAAGAGTTTCATCACATTTATATTGCG ACTCCTTGTGACAGTTCTCCCTGTAAGAACACAGGAAAATGCATTTCGTTGTACCAGGAAAATGGATATACGTGCATCTGCGTGAAAGGATTCACCGGAAAAGACTGCGAAACGA ATATAAATGACTGTGTCAATTTTACTTGTTTGAACAACGGAACTTGCATCGACCTAATCAATGGCTTCAACTGCAGTTGCCCTCCAGGATTTACCGGCAACCGATGCGAAATTG ATATAAACGAATGTGAGAGCAGTCCTTGTTTAAACAACGGAACATGCACTGACCGAGGCAACGGATTCAACTGCAGTTGTCCACCAGGATTTTCGGGCAATCGATGTCAAATTG ATATTAACGAGTGTAAAAGCAACCCTTGTCTCAACAACGGAACTTGCACTGACCGGAGGAGGTCATTGCTGAAA TTGCTGGTGTCAATTGACTTCTGTgttgtaaagaaaaagaagtttacTTTAATTATATCTCCTGCATATGTAAATGAATGTGACAGCAGTCCTT ATGTTATCTCAACTGTGGTAACACAGTTTCTTTCGCCTGCGATTGGGAATGACAGCAACTGGGCGCTGTGTTGGCAGACCTCCACTCATGGCTGGGCTGCCAGTACCTTCCACAGGAGATGTGATGGGAAAAACCATACGATTACGGTCATCAGAAAAGACCAGTACGTGTTCGGAGGATACACTGATATTCCTTGGT CGTCTGTGAATGGATACGCTGCTACTTTCAAGTCGTTTATTTTCTCTCTGGTGGACAAGGAAGGACTTGCACCATTTAAGAGCATGGTAAAACAGAACAATCTGTCATCATATGCAATTCACGGTGGGTCAAGTCACGGTCCTTTTTTTGGTCGTGGGTATGACATCTACATTGCTGATAATGCCAATCAGAATATTAAGTCACACACTAATTTTGGCGACTCTTACTCTCCTCCGAATGGAGTTACTGACCGTTTAACAATCCTGGCTGGAACCCGTCTCTTCTCACCTGACGAGGTTGAGGTATTTTATCTCGCTTGA